From the Candidatus Epulonipiscium sp. genome, the window GGGGCATTTGCCCCATAATATTTTTTTGAGGATTTTGGGTAGACATATATGGAGAGGATGTAGGAAAGGGCTGCTGAAAATACATATTATGTACCTCCTATCTTTTTTATCTTGTTTGTTCTTATTTATATATTTATTCCCAAGCTAGTTTTTTATGATGAATTTTTAACTTTATAAAATTTAATCATTTTTTAGCATAAAATGATTATAAACTACAAATAATGTATATAAGTGATTACTTTATTGAATAAAAGGATGTGACTTCATGAGAAAACGGTTTAGGCTCTTATTTCCTATTTTAGTTTTAGTTAGCTTTTGTGTAACGGCAATCTCCTCCATGCCCGTTAGTGCCAATAAATACAGCACTTTTAAATGGGCCTCTGTTAAACAGGTAGAAATTACAGCCTACAGTCTTAATGTAAGAACTGGTCCTGGGATTTCTTATCCTGTGGTATCTCGTCTGAAAAAAGGGCAAATTGTAAATGTCTTGGGCTCTTTAAATGATTGGTATATTGTTCACCTACCCAATGATTCTATTGGGGTGATCACCAATAAGTTTACAAAGGCATACACCTACAATTCTGCAAAAGAAGACTCTGTGGAAACAAATACTATACCCACTTTAGCTACTTCTAATGACGATATGGCTCAAAAGGAAGAAATCATGTTGGATTATATTAATATAGAAAGAAATCAGCTTGGACTTCCATCCTATGTAATGGATATGGAGCTTTCTAATATTGCTTCTATAAAAGCAAAGGATATGGCTGAAAACAATTACTTTAGTCATATTTCTCCAACCCATGGCACACCTTTTGAAATGATGAAGCAATTTGGCATATCTTATAAGATTGCTGGGGAAAACATTGCTGCTCATAGCTCAGTTAAAAATGCCCATGATTCTTTTATGGGGAGTCCCGGACATAAAGCTAATGTACTCAATAAAAATTATGATAAAATCGGTATAGGAATCGCTCCAGATAAGAAATATGGTTATATCTATGTTCAATTATTTAAAAAGTAGGGCTATATGCCCTACATTTTTTTAAATAATTGATCTAGTTTATTTAATAACATGAAGTTTCCTCTAACCTTTAATTGCCCCGTCATAAATCCTTTTTGGGCTGATAATTTACCCTTTAGGATATCTATCCATATATCCTCATTCATTATCATGACTATATCGGCATTCTCATTAACTCCCTCAAAATAGGTACATTCTCCATTTTCAATACGAATATAGGATTCAAAACCTTCTGCTCCTTTAATATTAAACTGAAAAACTCCTTTAAATTCTGCTGCAAGATGGGGTTGAAAGTAATGACAAAGATTTTTTGTCATTTGTTTACATGTTTTTTTATTTTCAACTACAGCTTTTGTTGATGGTTTTTGATATATTCCATAGGAGTTTATATCTTTATTATTACCACCTAATTGTTCTTTAAAAAAGTCGGCAAGTTCTTCTATATCTTTTGCCTGTTCCTCGGTAAATTGTTCAAAATTAACCGATTTAATTTCAACTTTTTCCTCTGGATTATCGGTTTTTACGACTATTGGGGGTGCCCAAGGGGTTATCTTACTTTCATTAGATTCTGATATTCCCTTTTTGTTGATAGACTCAATGTAACTTCTGTTATTATCACTGCTAGGAAGTCTAAGTCTTTGCTGTCTAGATATTCGATAGAAATCTTCTATTCTTTTTTCGATAGTTTCCTTTATATCTTCTATTTCTTTTGAATCCTTTGTATATAAAGGGATTCTGCCTCCCTCTACCCCTCCTAGCATCTCCCATGCCCTTAGAATGTATTCTGCTGCTTCTCTCTCACCAATAGAATCCGATATAGCAATGGCAAAGCCCTGCTTATTCTTAAGTGATTCTTTATAGTTTGGATTGACTAAATTATCTAAGAACACTTTTATTATTCCCGTTGGTGCCATCAAAATTACCTTCGTGGCAAAAATAACTGCATCGGCTTCTTTTATTTTTTGGGTAATTTGTTTTATGTCTTTTTTATTTCCTTTGTTGTAGTAATCTATATTATAGTGGTCTAAAATTATCTCTTCCACTTCTACATTAAGTTCCTTTAAGGTATCTGAAACAACCTTTATAACAAGATTAAGTATGTTTTCTTTTTTATTGACTCCCCCATAAATTATCACTGCTTTCATATTTCCACCCCTTTTATGAAATTAAAATTCAGGAAGTTCTTCTGACCTCATCCATTTATAGAAGAATATTTTCAAAGAGGTACCATGTACTTCTTCTGCCGTATCGCAAAATCCACCTATATCTACATTTCTAAATGCATATTTTTCGTAATATGTTTTTAGGAACTCGTTAAATTTTTTGTCCCCCATTTTTTTCTTAAGGGCATGTATCATCAGTTTTCCCCTAGTATAGTGAATATTATAATAGGATTCCCAGTTAGAAAATGCACTTAAATTGCTATATAGACTGGTTTCCCTCATAGGTTCCATCAAAATTGTAAGTTCTTGTCTTTTTTTATCCATTGTCTTATCTATATCCTTTTCCGAAAGATATATATATTGTTCAAGATAGGTAACTAGTGCCTCGTCTAGCCAAGGCTCCTTTGCCTGATTATTGCCAATTATATTATAAAACCATTGATGACCTATTGCATGGGTAATGCTTGTAGGATTTTCTATCCCCCTTATTATCCTAGAATCTATTAAGATAAAGGTTGGGTATTCAATGCTAGTAGGGGAAAAAAGTTCTCCTTCTACAATATCTAGTTCAGAATAGGGATACGAACCTATAGTCTTGCTAAAATATCCTAAAGACATTTCTGCCGTCTTAAGTATCCTTTTCGTATCTATATTTTTGCTGGTATGATATAAATTAATATTAATACCCTCTTCAGTTTCTATAGATGCCTTATTAAATTCTTCACTTATACCTAGAGCAAAATCCCTTACCATTTTAGCTTCCACCGTTGTTTTTTTATCGTTTTCCATTATTATTTCTTCTTCTTCCCCTGTCGCAACAACTAGATAATCCTTTGGGGTTGTGATGGTTACTTTGTAATTTGCTATATCGGTATAAAAAGAATCCCCTACCGGATAGTACACTCCCTTATTCCAGCCATTTTCATCATATACTGCTATTGTAGGAAGAAAGTTTCCCATCCATAAGGTTTTATCATTAGCTCCAATTCTATAGGCAATTTGAGGAATCTTCCCTTTAAATTGTATGATAATTTCCGTAGCCTCTTTAACCTCCACAGGTTCTCTTGGTGTAATCTCTAAAAGGGTTTCGCTTTCATTAAAGATAACCTCTTCGTTGTTAATAAGCACTGACTCGATTTTTATGAATCCTTCATCAAAACCTCTTTTGTGTATTTCATCTTCATACTCTAAAAGATATGGCTTTATTTTGCTATTTTTTTTAAATGCATTAAGATATAAATTAAAGTATAGTATTCCTAATGGCTTCTCGGTTTGATTTGTATATTGTATTTTTTGAATCCCTTCAAAAGTTCTTTCCTTAGGATTTATTTTTAAATCCACAATATACTTATTATAAACGGCTAAGTCCCTACCCTTATTTTCTACTTTCAAAGCCTTTTCATTACTATTTGGTAGTTCCTCATTTAAAATAACAACTACAGGCTCTTTATCTTTATCTATTTCCTTATAGCACCCTATTTGAACTAGTGCTATACATATAATCATGATAAAAGCCTTCATTCTCTCTATAGCTGACATAATTGTTTCCCCCTAAACAACTATTGCGTTTCAAGCTTATTATCATATATTTTTTCTAAATTGTAAAGTAATTCATTAGCCAAGGTATTTTTGGGCTTCTTTTAAGTAACAGGTTTTTATATCTTCAATTTCCCAGTAAGTAAAAAATAATCTTCTTGTCATTTTAAGGTGAAGGATGTCACCTTTTCGAAGGTATGGTACTAAACTTTCGTCTAAGAGTACTTTTGCGTATCTGCCTGTGGGCTTTTTCTTTATGGTTATGGAGCAGTCCGGAAAAATATCTATTACTTCAAAATATCCCTGTTCAAAAACTCCGTTTTTTTCTTTCATACTCTTTTTGTATTTGTTTTGTCTATAACATCTTAAATCAATAATTAGAGGGTCGATACTAAGTACAGGGTTTCCTACAAACTTTGAAAATGCCTTTGATAAATGAATAATACGAATAAATTCATCCATAAATTTATCTACGGGGATAAATGTATTTAGTTCCTCTAGCTTATATTTTGACTTTAAGTATGTAAAATATTTTTGGATAGAAGGGAAAAGAAAATAGAGCTTTTCTTCGGATAGCATTTTATTTTTCTTTGGAAGCCAGTATAAGAAAAATTCATCAAAAAATCTCCTATCTAAATCTTCAATTTCTAATCCAGGCTCCATCTCCCTACAATATTCCCTTAGTAAATTAATACATTTAATGTCTTTAGGTTTCTCTGTAGGCGAAGGATTTACATAAGAAATGTAATCTTCAATAGTTTGTAATACTGTCATATATTCCACCATCCTATTTGTTCTATCTACTGTTTATTCTTAACTTTATCCGGTGAAATATACATTACTAAAAATCAAAACATAAAAAAACACCGAATGGGGACATTCGGCGTTTGGAGATAAGAAACGGGGTTTTCTTATCTAAAAGATATAAATGACATATGTGAATAATAAAATGTTATCAACATGTTATCCACATAGTTATCCACAGCAATACTATACCATGTCTTTTAAACTTAGTCAACTATTTTTATACTTATGCATAAAAATCAGGGTATAATACATATGAAACTAAATAAATATATTATAATATACTATGAAAGGAGTTTTATTATGGTTAAAACTAAATTAAAGTCTCTTCCTTCGAGGAATGAGCTGGATAAAAACTTCATATGGAAAATTGAAGATCTCTACCCCTCCGATAAGGACTGTAAAAACGATATGCTTCAGCTAGAAAGTTCTTTTGATAAACTATCCAAATTTCAAAACAAATTGGGTGACTCTTCCGATAATCTTTTATCTTGTTTAATTCTAAATGATGAATTATCCCAGATTATTGAAAAAATCTATGTATATTCCCATATGAAATTACATGAAGATACCTCTAGTAGCATTTACCAAGCTTTATCCGATGGAGCCAAATCTCTATCTATTAAGTTTTCTGCTATAGCTTCTTTTATTATTCCCGAAATATTACTGATTCCTGAGGATACTTTATATAGGTATATCAACGAAAATGAAAGTCTTAAACTTTACACCCATTTTCTCCATGATTTATTAAGACAAAAAGAGCATATTCTTTCTAAGAAAGAGGAAGAACTTTTAGCTAGAGTATCTGAAATAGGGGGAACCCCTCAAAGTATTTTCACCATGCTTAATGATGCGGATATGAATTTCCCTCCTATTAAAGGCGAAGATGGAAGTGATATTGAAGTAACTAAGGGGAGATTTGTTAATCTAATGGAAAACCTCAATAGGGATATTAGAAAGGCAGCCTTTAACTCTCTATATTCCAGTTATATTAATCAAAAAAATACCTTAGCAGCCATATATAATGGAAGTGTCAAAAAAGATGCCTTTTTTGCCACTACACGAGGGTACCCTTCTTCCCTAGAGGCATCTCTTTTTGCCGATAATATCCCCCTTGAGGTATATACCAATTTAATAGACACTGTTCATTCTAATATACATCTCATGCATAGATATGTATCCCTTAGAAAAAAACTTTTAAATCTTGATGAACTTCATATGTATGATTTATATACCCCCATTGTTCCTGATATAGATATGAAGATACCTTATGAAGAAGCCATCAAAATAGTTAAAGAAGGGTTGGCTCCCCTAGGAGATGACTACATTAAAATACTCCATAAGGGACTTTTTGGAGGCTGGATTGATGTATATGAAAATAAAGGTAAAAGAAGCGGGGCCTATTCCTGGGGAGCATATGGGACCCACCCTTATGTTCTTTTAAATTACCAAGATAATATTAATAATTTATTTACCTTGGCCCATGAAATGGGACATGCGCTTCACTCCTATTATTCAGATGAAGCTCAGCCCTATATTTATGCCCAGTATCCCATTTTTCTTGCTGAAGTAGCTTCTACCGTAAATGAATCCCTACTTATGCAGCATCTGTTAAATAATACCACGGATAAAAATAAAAAGGCTTATCTTATCAATCACTTCATGGAGCAATTTAGGGGAACTTTATTTCGCCAAACTATGTTTGCAGAATTTGAAAAGATTACCCATGAGATGTGGGAAAGGGGGGAAGCCTTAACCGTGGATAGCCTTTGCGAAGTATATAAAAATCTAAATATAAAATACTACGGACCTGATATTATTATAGATTCTGAGATTAGCTTTGAATGGGCAAGAATCCCCCATTTTTATAATGCTTTTTATGTATACAAGTATGCTACAGGGTATTCTGCAGCCATTGCCCTATCTGATGGAATCCTAAATAATAAAGCAGGATCCCTAGATAGTTATCTTACCTTCCTAAAAAGCGGTGGTTCCGATTATCCCATCAATATTTTAGAAAGGGCAGGAGTTGACATGAAAAGCCCCGAACCCATAAAAAAAGCTTTAAAAGTCTTTGAAGGATTGCTGGTTGAAATGGAAAAAATGTAGGAGATATCTCCTACATTTTTATCATAGAGGGGGAAGCTTTAAGACTTGTCCCTCATAGATTTTATTTGGACTTTCTAATTCATTAAAGTCTACTATCTTATTTACTACCTCTGTGGTTTTGTAATGATTGTAACATATTCTATTTAAGTTATCCCCCCTTTGTACCGTATAAGTATCAAAATCATTTTCTTTAACTGTTTCCTCAGTTTCTTGTATTATAGACTCTTCTTTTATTTCTTCTATAACCATCCTTTCTTCTGTGGACATTGATTCTTCTGAAAGCTCTATGTCCTCTAGAACTTCTTTATGTGTATCCGCAGGGACTATTTCTTCTGTTTCAGCAAAGACTACTTGAACATTTTCATGGCTTAGTTGGGTCAGAAGGCTTGTATAACTAGAATCTATACTGTCTAATTCATTTTCTAATTTGGCCAATCTATCCCTATGCTGAATCAATCCAACTGCCATAGTGACACACATTAAAAATAATACAATACTTAATGCCGTTACTAGGTTATAAATCTTTTTATTTTGTATTTCTTGTTTCCTCATTTTATCTTTCTTTCTAAAATGCATTACCACATCTTCTTTTTCATCATTTAACTCCTCGTTAGAAGCTCCTACTTTATGATTGACCATGTATTCTTGCATCCGTTCGTTCTTATCATAATACATGTAATAGCCTTCTGCCGATTTTATTTCTTCTTCATCCCATATGAAAAATGCTTCTGCATTTTCTATAGGGTCGATAATCATAAAGGATTGATAGGATTCCCTAAAATAATCCTGATGAATACGGATATCCTGGGTTGTAAGAAAAATACCATATCCAGGTTGTGTATGCATCCATCCCATAAGTTCGCAATCTGGAAAGTACCTATTTATCTTCTTTTGCATTTCCTTAATTTGA encodes:
- a CDS encoding M1 family metallopeptidase — translated: MSAIERMKAFIMIICIALVQIGCYKEIDKDKEPVVVILNEELPNSNEKALKVENKGRDLAVYNKYIVDLKINPKERTFEGIQKIQYTNQTEKPLGILYFNLYLNAFKKNSKIKPYLLEYEDEIHKRGFDEGFIKIESVLINNEEVIFNESETLLEITPREPVEVKEATEIIIQFKGKIPQIAYRIGANDKTLWMGNFLPTIAVYDENGWNKGVYYPVGDSFYTDIANYKVTITTPKDYLVVATGEEEEIIMENDKKTTVEAKMVRDFALGISEEFNKASIETEEGININLYHTSKNIDTKRILKTAEMSLGYFSKTIGSYPYSELDIVEGELFSPTSIEYPTFILIDSRIIRGIENPTSITHAIGHQWFYNIIGNNQAKEPWLDEALVTYLEQYIYLSEKDIDKTMDKKRQELTILMEPMRETSLYSNLSAFSNWESYYNIHYTRGKLMIHALKKKMGDKKFNEFLKTYYEKYAFRNVDIGGFCDTAEEVHGTSLKIFFYKWMRSEELPEF
- a CDS encoding SH3 domain-containing protein; its protein translation is MRKRFRLLFPILVLVSFCVTAISSMPVSANKYSTFKWASVKQVEITAYSLNVRTGPGISYPVVSRLKKGQIVNVLGSLNDWYIVHLPNDSIGVITNKFTKAYTYNSAKEDSVETNTIPTLATSNDDMAQKEEIMLDYINIERNQLGLPSYVMDMELSNIASIKAKDMAENNYFSHISPTHGTPFEMMKQFGISYKIAGENIAAHSSVKNAHDSFMGSPGHKANVLNKNYDKIGIGIAPDKKYGYIYVQLFKK
- a CDS encoding LysM peptidoglycan-binding domain-containing protein codes for the protein MSEFFYGPPDCGDELKENQNNTFTFLENAKLIGEEPKGLNIYLEDYVYTYLYQYAKTNRGEEKGAALVGYYTEELGKKAAIISGAIQFEDLFCEGEVLVTEPQIKEMQKKINRYFPDCELMGWMHTQPGYGIFLTTQDIRIHQDYFRESYQSFMIIDPIENAEAFFIWDEEEIKSAEGYYMYYDKNERMQEYMVNHKVGASNEELNDEKEDVVMHFRKKDKMRKQEIQNKKIYNLVTALSIVLFLMCVTMAVGLIQHRDRLAKLENELDSIDSSYTSLLTQLSHENVQVVFAETEEIVPADTHKEVLEDIELSEESMSTEERMVIEEIKEESIIQETEETVKENDFDTYTVQRGDNLNRICYNHYKTTEVVNKIVDFNELESPNKIYEGQVLKLPPL
- the pepF gene encoding oligoendopeptidase F; translated protein: MVKTKLKSLPSRNELDKNFIWKIEDLYPSDKDCKNDMLQLESSFDKLSKFQNKLGDSSDNLLSCLILNDELSQIIEKIYVYSHMKLHEDTSSSIYQALSDGAKSLSIKFSAIASFIIPEILLIPEDTLYRYINENESLKLYTHFLHDLLRQKEHILSKKEEELLARVSEIGGTPQSIFTMLNDADMNFPPIKGEDGSDIEVTKGRFVNLMENLNRDIRKAAFNSLYSSYINQKNTLAAIYNGSVKKDAFFATTRGYPSSLEASLFADNIPLEVYTNLIDTVHSNIHLMHRYVSLRKKLLNLDELHMYDLYTPIVPDIDMKIPYEEAIKIVKEGLAPLGDDYIKILHKGLFGGWIDVYENKGKRSGAYSWGAYGTHPYVLLNYQDNINNLFTLAHEMGHALHSYYSDEAQPYIYAQYPIFLAEVASTVNESLLMQHLLNNTTDKNKKAYLINHFMEQFRGTLFRQTMFAEFEKITHEMWERGEALTVDSLCEVYKNLNIKYYGPDIIIDSEISFEWARIPHFYNAFYVYKYATGYSAAIALSDGILNNKAGSLDSYLTFLKSGGSDYPINILERAGVDMKSPEPIKKALKVFEGLLVEMEKM